In the Thermoplasmata archaeon genome, TCTCTGAATGGAGGTTGAACGGCCAGCCCTATGATTTCGGAACATCCGTGACAGGCAACATCGTCCTCGTTGCAACATGGACAGAGAACACACAGCCCGTGATCTCCCACAATATCTCCTTTGATGTCGACGGCGGATCCATTCCCATGCAGTCCAGGATGGTCTCCAATGGAACATCGCTGACCCTCCCGTCCTATGATGGGACCAGGACAGGATTCACATTCGGCGGCTGGACCTACAGCAACGTCACCTACCAGCCGGGCAACACTGTTGTCGTGACAGGCGACATGACCTTCAAGGCCATCTGGACCTCGAATCTCCCTGTTCCGACCGACGAGGATGTCACCGTCTCCTTCGATGTGGCCGGAGGATCCTCCTCGGTATCCTCCGTGACAGTGAAATCCGGGACTTCCGTAACGCTTCCCGATTACAGCGGAAGCAGGGAAGGCCACAGTTTCGGAGGATGGGCCATCGGAATGCTGACCTACCAGCCCGGTTCCTCGGTCACCGTATCAGGCGACATCACGGCCAAGGCCATCTGGATCCAGGATTCCGAAGGACAGGATAAGGAGAAAGAAGATTCCTTCCTGACCGACCCCGTGGTCATCGTGATCGTCATCGCGTTGATCATAGGTATCGTAGTCCTGGTGGCAAGGGCCTGTTCGAGGAGGTTCTGACCATGTCGGCCTGGAGCGGTCTTGCCAAAGGATTGTCCAAGCTCCTGGGTGGAGGCACGTCCAAAGCTGCCGTGGCAGCATCCGAGGCTGTCCAGGCCGGCACCCGGACCGTCATCACCTGGGGGAACGCCTTCAGGGTGGCCGTCGCCGGAGGATTCACCTTCCTGTTCCTCAACGGGGGTGCCTCCAACGTGGTGGCGTCAACATTAGGGATAGGCCAGGATGCGGCGCAGATACTAATCATCTTCGGTTTCATCGTTCTGATGATATTGGTCACGAGGCTGATCGTCAACTATGTCAGGCGCAGATTCCACATCGACAGCGAGTACTTCGACATCCCGGTGGTCAGGAACATCGGCAGATACCAATGGAATCCGGACTAGGGGATCTGGGAGAGGGTAAGATGAAGCTCAGGTTCTGGATCCCCATGCTCGCAGGAATTCTCAATGCGAGTTTCATCATGGATCTCTTGGTCACTTTGGCCTCGGGTGAATCCCTGGGAAGCCTGCTGAGCGATGCCACCGGAAATACAGTTGCGAAGACGATCATCGACAACATCCCCACGGACCCCACGGTCTTCTGGATGATGTCCGGGTTCATCCTGTTCTTCGTATGCGCCATAGAATGCATCGTGATCTACATCGCATTCTATTCCGACGTTTCCGAATGCAGCAGGAACGTATCCATAAATCCTAAGATCGGAAGCCCTAACGGAAAGCTCTGGGGAGGTCGTTGACATGGACATCCTTCGTATGGCAGTAGGCGTAATCCTGTTCGCCGCATCGTCATGGCTCTCCCCGTTCATCTCCGAATCCTTCGGGATACCCGAGACCCTCGCCTTCCTGTCGGTGGGCGGCATCCTCTCCTTCGCCGGAGGGATCATCTTCTATTCGGGGGTGAGATCGTGCACATACTCGTACCGATCGTGATGGTCTTGATAGCGATGTCCTTCTTCCGCTGGGCGTTCTCGATGAGGAAGTCCATGATGGATCTGGAGGTCTGTGATGTATGCCGATGACGCCCAGATGGGTCCGCGTCAGCCAGGCCCCGAGGATCTGGCGGTACAGCCGGAGATATCGGAACCGATCCAGAGACCGATCTACGTCAGAAGGAGCAATCTCCGCCTCATCGCCTTCAGGATCGTTGCTCTGGCAGCTTTGGTAGCGACCGCATCGGCGGCATGCTACTTCGTCTTCGGTCCTGAGGCGATAATCTGGTTCCTCGGAGAATCCTGGCCGATACTGATCGCACCGTTCGCAGGATTCGCCCTGGGATGGTACGCGGCCAAGACGATGTATCACCCTTACGGATACTACGTCGTCTGCCTCACGCCTGAAACCCACAGTATCCGTGTCGTGTTCGTTCCCGACCAGGTGTACAAGCTGTTCAACCAGTCTGGGAACAACGTCCTCTACCACACCGGTATGGGAGCTCCGGCATACATCGCCAGGGAGATCGACACAGATGAGGGGTACATTGTGTACAGCTGGATCCACGAGAGGGATGCTCTTGTCGTCATGACAAGAGAGGAGGCCTTCATCAACTGGAGACAGGCCGCAGAGGACATCCTCAGGGAGAACTCACAGATCCTGGACATCCCGTACATCATAGGCCTCGGTTACACCAGGTCGGCCCTCAGAAGGGTGGTAGACGGTTTCGCCAGCGTCCTCGGTATGCAGGACAGGGACTTCTCCAAGGACACATCGGTGGAATCCCCGGAGGACAGGGAGGCAAGCAATGAGCAGAGCGATTGATTACATCAAGGGCATGGAGCACGGCCTGATCATAGCGGTCGGTAGCGGGAAGCAGGGCAAATCCTGCTCCCTCCACTCGCTGATCGCATTATGCTGGAAGGACCGTCCCGTGTACATGCTCGATCCCCTGGTCTACGACATCTCGATGTTCCCAGGATACCATAGGGTATCCGAGACCAAGCGCATCCCGGTAGGAGCTGTCGTCGTCATCGAGGATGTCAACAGGATCTTCCATTCCAGGGGATCCTCCAAGAACACGGACATCCAGGGTTGGTTGTCGATCATATCGCACAAGTCCAATGTCGTCTGCGTTACAACGCAGAACATGGCGGATACCGACGTAGCATTCGTCAGGTCGCAGGACTGCATCCTGATGAACAAGTACATGCACGACGAGGACCTGATGTTCGAGCGCCCGGAATTCAAGCTGGGCCAGGCGATGGCCAACCTTTGGATCGACAGGTCCGGGAAGGCCTATCCAAGAACGGACAGGAGGGCCTGGTGCTTCTTCCCCAGGTTCAACGAGTGCGTCGCCATTCCAAAGGTGGAATGGTGGACCTATCGCAACAGCCACATGCTCAGGGACGTGGTCATATGAGCATCCGTGTCACGTCGGATCCGGAGACGGACAGGCTGCTGTCGCTGAGAGTATCCTCCCAGGTGCCCCTTCCGCCGGAGATCTCCCTGGCCGATCCCAGGCGTTCGGCTCATTTCTTCAGGATGGCCACGTTCTTCGATGCTTACGGTCTCGGAGAGCACCCCATGGTCAGGCTCCTGAAGGACATGGAGCTGGAGACTATGATGTCCTCCGCGCTGTCAAGAGCGCAGCATCTGGACCGCGTAGCGCACTACAGCGCCTGGCTGGGGAACAGCCCGGTGAGGATTGAGAACCTCGCCGAGGAGGGGATGGCTCAAAGGCCCCGCAGGGGCTGGTTCCCGAAGGGCGGAGGCGTAGCCGACGCCGCAGGCGGTCACGGAACCCCGCCCTCATCCCCCTGATGTCGCCCGCCGGAAGCGTGAGCAGACGGCGCGCACCCGGAGTGAGCCTTAGCGAGCGCAGGGTGCGGGCGACAAACAGGCCGTGCGGACGCCGGCGAGGGCGACAGCCCCGGCGGACGCCGGCCGCCTTCCCACCGGCGACACAGTCGCCGTTTACATCCCCTCCGAGGGGATATTCACATTCAATGACACGCAGGTAAGGGGATACCTGCTCACCTAAATCCCCATACAGTGAAATGAGATCCATCGAAAGCTATGATTCCAGGGCAGAACAGCTCAGGCTGAACTCCATCGAGGCCCATTTCACTCAGGCATACAGGGCAGGCCTCGCAGAGCAGGCCGCTCTTGCTTCTCATCCGGTAGTGAAATATGTCAAGACCCTCCCCGTGGAGGATGCAACGTATCCTGCCATAGAGTACCTTATAGTTGCGAAGCAGATAGGAAGGCCCGTCCAGGAGGTGTATTCGCTCGTCAGGAGGGGGATAACCTCGTTCAAGGACAGACAGGGCAATACGGTCTTTTTCAGGAGGCAGCATCATAACTACATCCACTGGACCATGCCCGGCAGGGATCTGGACCGTCCGAAGGTCAAGGGATGCGGCATCATCCATGCGAAGACCGGAGGTCTCGTCATCAACGCATGTCCTAACGATCCGGAACATTTCGCCAAAGCGAAGAGAAGGCATTGCTGGAGCATGCACTGTCCTGAGTGCATGAACGATACCGCCCTTAGGCAGGGTGTGGAATTGGAGCTCAGGCTCAAGGCTTACAAGATGCTGATGCGTAAGCAGGGTATCGACGTAGGGAGGATAGGGCATTGGGTGATCTCCCCTCCACAGGATCTGATGAAATCCTGGATGCAGACCAAGGAGGATTTCTCCAAGGTGGTGAAGTACATCGAGCTGTCCCTCCAGGATATCGGAGCTTTATCAGGAGAAACGATATTCCACCCCTGGAGGATGAACAACGGAAAATGGGAATTATCACCGCATTTCCATAATATCTGCTATGGATGGCTTGACACCGACAAGTTCCTGAAGGAGAATCCAGGATGGATAATCAAGAAGATCCATTCCCACGAGGGTGTCCACAGCATCAGGCATACTGCTGCGTACCTGTACACCCACATGGGCCTCGGACTTGCCGATAAGGATCCAGAGGACGTCGATTGGACCGAGGACATCCTGAACTACATGATCCCCGGCATCAAATCTCCCAAGGCCAGGTACTCGGAGCAGGACTACGAGGAGCAGTTCTTCGGAAAGGGCCGCATGTCCGGGGACATCGACATCGACTGGGAGGACTGGACACAGCAAAGGCTGATGGCCAAGCTCAGAGCAAGACAGTGGGGAGGCATCTCCAAGAACAAGATCAGACTCATAGGTTATGATAGACAATATAAGATCAGGGTCTGCAAGGAATGCGGCGAGATCATCAGGACTTACGAAGGGGATGACGATACCATCGGTTCTTACGTAAGATACATCCAGGACAATCCGGTCCTGTGCTTGGCGCACCAGTTCGATCTGGCCCAATCGTCGTACCTGAGATACAAGGACGACCTCAGATCCGCAAAGCTCACAATTACGGACTTTGCCAAGTTCACACCATTCGCAGTTTCATCCCTGGAGTTCATGCCCCAGAACAAGGATCTCGTCATGGGTGGCCCGTTCGCTGAACCCGATGAGTACTTCCTCAGCAGGCAGAGGGCAGCATACGGTGAGGATTCAATCGATCAGACTGAATCATCTTCTTTCCCTGCATGAAGCATCAGCGGACGCGCTCTTATTCTATCAATTAACAGTTATGTCGAGGTTTTCTAATGTATTGTGCATCATCTCTTCTTCTTTTATTTCATCCATTTTTAGTTTGCCAATGGTCTAAACTGATTGTTCTTGTCGATATTTTATTATTCAATCATCTTCTTACTTGTTAGTATGAAGGCTTGTCCTCATTGTAATGCTCAGCTGAAAGATGATTTACTTTTTTGTACCAAATGCGGTACTAAATTATCTTCAGAACCACTTACTACGCAGGACAACACCAAAGATCCTTTTCAAGAGATGAAGTGCCCTTCTTGTGAAATCATCTTTACAGATGGCTCGTTATTTTGTAATAAATGTGGAACTAAACTTGAAGTTGTTCCTAGACAGCAGCCGGATCCTGTTCTTTTGTATAAACAATGTCCTGGTTGTGAGAAAAAGTTCGAAGATGAGTCTCTCTTTTGTAATATGTGTGGGATAAAACTCGTGGAAGTGTATGACGGAGATTTGGTTTCCGATTCTAATATTATGTATTGTCCGGCTTGTAAAACCGAATACTCTGATGATTCTTTATTCTGCACCGTTTGTGGAAAGAGGTTGGAAGTTTTTCAAAAGAAATCAAGTGATTCTGATCAATCGTCTGACCTCTCTCAAGGTAACTTTGATAATTATTCATATCATTGTAGGGTTTGTGGTTGTTCGATCACTGAAGGCCAGGAGCGTTGTAGCCGGTGTAACACGTTCCTTTATCCGACAAATATTGTTAAGATTAAGATTTAATCTTCGGTGATGACATGGTTTTCTGTAAGAAGTGTGGTACCGAGATCGGTAATGGTGTAAAGTATTGTCCTAAATGCGGTACTATGGCCTCAGCCGATTCCGTTGTTGATATGAGTTCTTCAGTTTCTGAGACGAAAATTGATGCTCAAGTATTGCCTCCAGAACCTGTCGTTACTACTATAGCTTCAATATCTACATCCAATAAGAAGACAAATCGCCGGACGATTCTGGTTGTTATCTCTGTAGTTGCTGTTATTGCCATTGTTGCAGTATTATTCTTGATGCCGACAAAATATGAAATCGATTTATCTACCAATGGATCTGGTATGGTATATGGTTCGGGCTCTTATGAGTCTGGCGACATGATCACCATCAGAGCTGCTGGTACCAATGGCATGGAGTTTTACAAGTGGAGTGATGGTAACACCTCTGCAAGTCGTACGATATCCGTTGATGGCGATAAGAGTTTAGTTGCTTATTTTGCTTATTTTTATGATATATCTGTGAAGTCTAATTATTCGGACGGAGGGAGCATATCCGGTGGAGGGCATATTAAGCAGGGAGATTCAGTAACAATCAGAGCTGAACCCTCTTATGGTTATTATTTTTCTCACTGGATGAAGGATGGTTCTAGAGTTTCAAGTAATCCGTCTTACACATTTACGGCTAATTCTGATGCTACCTACGTAGCTGTTTTCGAGTTGCGGTCATTTACCATCCAAGCTTACTCGAGTAACTCAGGATGGGGCGAGTGCTCGGGCGGGGGTACATATTTATATAAGTCATCTGTGACTCTATATGCTAATTCATATTCTGGCTATGAATTTCTGGGATGGTATGATGGATCATCCTATCTTGGCAATCTACGTACCTACACCTTCAACGTGGAATCGGATGTAACCTTTACTGCCAAGTTCGGCATTATTCATGATGCTTCATTTTCTTTCGAAGCCTCTGCTTCTCTTGCACCTGTCACCCTGAGTATCAATTCGAAATATACGGTAGAATACAGCAATAGGTATGTTACCTTCATGGATGCTATGACCGGATCGACTCTCCTTACGTATAATGGTAGTTCCAATTCATCTCTTTCCACCAGCATCTCGTCAGGTACAGCGGTGAAAGTGGTCCAGAAGATAACCTATACAGACGGCTATACGGCATCATATACGGACACATATGTAGTCAATGAAAATGTTACTCATAAGTATTCATGGAAATATAACGTGGACAAATGGTATTCTTTTTTCACTGATTTCTTCAGTTTGAACAATTCATCGGATTCATTTACGTGGGACCTCAGTTTCAAGTGGTATTACAAATACTACTCTGATCCCATACCTCGCAATATCAACGGAGCTGCTGATAGGATCGATGACTTTGTAACCTCTGATGATTCCTGGATCAAGAGTTTGGCCAAATATTTGAATAATCAATCTTCATCGATGTCTGATATCGAGCGTGTCAATTATGTCCTGAAGTTCGTGCAGAGTTTCGAATATCAGTACGATAAGGACGGCAAGAATGTCCAGGATTATTGGAAATATCCTGCTGAGATCCTCTGGGAACAGAAGGGCGATTGTGAGGATCATGCCATCCTTTTTGCAACCCTAATGGAAGCCATGGGTTATGATGCTGTGCTCTATTACGTCTACTGTTATGACTCTTCTGGTAATTTTACCGCTGCCCATCTTGCTACAGGTGTCGCGGTTTCCGGTGCATCTGGAACTAGTACTACATTCCAGGGCAAGACCTATTACTATTGTGAGGCTACCTCAGATGCAGGCTCGAGAATCCATAATTGGGCGAATGTAGGTTATATTCCAACAGGTTATGTCATTCAAAGGACATATCAGGTAAGTTGAGGTAAACGCAGTATCTATTGAGGTCGTTCTCGAATGTCTTTGTTAAATACTGCGTTTACTATCTGACCTCATGGCCTTCTGTGGTAGATGTGGCACAAAGAACTCGGATGAGGATCTGTTCTGTAGACAATGTGGTTATTCACTTAAGGATGAGGACGAATCGTCGTCCGATTATACTAGAGATTATTCCACTCATCATTATGAATCTCCTAGATCTGATGATATAAACAATTCCTATCAAAGAGAGAATCCTCTAGGAGCTCAGCAAGATAAAGAACACCAATTCTATGATGCAGTGAAAGAAAGAATGTCTACAGGATCATATTCTACCAAGGATTCCAGGGGGGACACGATCATTGTCTCTAAAGTTACCAAAGAGGATCTTGATCGGAAACGTTATATGTCTTATCTTTTCCTGGCCATTGGCCTTATCGCTATGGCTTATGTCGGATTCATCCACAAGTTCCACATCTATATCTCTGGAGATGGCAAAAGCATCGATATCACAGAAGCTACGTTGTATGAACTAATATCCAAAGGGGTAACAGGTTTGGGGGATGTTATTCCTAACGAATTGTTGCTCATCATGTTCTTCGGATCGTTCCTTTTGGTCCTGTGTGGCTTTGCTCATTATGTACCTTCAGCCTTGGGTAGTCTTGTATTCTTTTTTATGGGGATGCTGATGACTGTTATGACCTATCCGATTAATCTATATATAGTCGAAGTTGCTCCTAAAATTGCTCTAATTGATCCAGAGACTGGGCCCATGTCTTTGTTGATCTATTTCTTGTTCTTCCTTGTTCCTGCTATCATTATCTCGATATCTGTTGAATTACTCTCTAAGGCTTCTAAGCCTATTAGGAATGTTGTATGAGTTCTTAGTTAGTTATGAATTATTCAGGTGATTATCGGTGATAGGATGAATATAATCTTCTGCAGAGAATGTGGGAATCCGATTAAAAATGATGAGTCGTTGGATCAGATTTATTGTAACAAATGTGGCGCGAAGAATGATGCTAAGTTTAGCGCCCTTAGATGCAAATTGTGTGGCAGATCATTTGGAGATGCGGCATATATCTTCTGCCCTCTGTGTGGTACCACTCTAATTGCCAATCCGGTTATCCTGGATTCGTGGGATTACAACACTTCTAATGCTATATGCTCTTGTGGGAATCATATCCATTTTGACGAAGGGGTGTTCAGAATAGTTTGTGATAGCTGTGGCAAAAGTAACTCCAGAACACACTATCCTTCACATATTTTTGAAGTAGTTATAACCCAATCAGCTATTGACTTCTCCAGATCGTTCAGGATTCTTCTTAAAAAGTCGCGTTCTTTCGATATCACGGAAGCGGGCAGATATCAATTCATCCTGACCAACGCCATCTATGATCTCTCTATAGATATAGGTGGCATGAATTGCTATGACAATCGTTTCACCACTTTTGAGAATAAGCGTTTGGAAGTGAAGTACAATAATTCCAACAATACGATCGTAACAGAACTTCAGACGCTGTACTTGTATTGATTGGTCAAATACTGATCGTCCGTGTCTCTGATTATGATTAGTCAATGCAATCATCGAGTAGTTTTTAATGATATAACCTGGGTTTACCTGATAGAACAATCTCGTATGTACTTGGATTATGTGCCTATTTGACTTCGACACAGACTGAATTTGCTATTTCTCTATTTGGGAGTAATAGAAGATAGAATTGGTTGATATTGGATATATTTTCCTATTCTGTTGGAAGCATTATTAATGTTGTTATTTGATTCGGCTTCAGTGGTTTGATGGCATTATTTAAGACCAAAGAGGAAAGAGCCTCCATCAAATTTGATAAGGCTTCCGATTTAATTGCGCAGAAGCAATACGGCGATGCTTTGAATAACCTGAACAAAGTCATCAGTTTGGGTCAAGCGACTCCGGAAGTTAATGTTCTTAAGCGTATGTTAGAGATGCGTACTAATTACAGGGATCCTAATGAACTGTCTAAATCTATCGGTGTATTCAGTAACTATCCTGGCCTTATGGTCAAGTATGGTGTATATGATGTTTCTGTGGATGCCCTTCTCAACGAATGCAATCTCCGTATCAAAGGACAGCAGGCTCTGAATAATAGTGATGTGTCTCAGGAAGCAGGCTTACAGCTTATCAGTACAGCAGCCGAATTTGCGGCTTATGACCGTACATTCATCCTTGAGGAGATATTCGATGAGAAGAAGGTTACAGCTCGCGATTATTCTAACATGATGTATGCTCTTGGATATGAAAGATTATCTGAGGCCATTAAGTGGGAAGATCCAAAGAAGGCTGCTGAATTCCAACAGCAGGCGTTGATATACAACAACGAACGTCATAATCAGGAAGCGATCTCCAAGAATCAGGAATTCATCCGCGGTGCATCGATGACCGTCCATTGCTGGTTCTGCGGACGTGAAGTTTCTGGTGAGAACATACATTTCGTTCCTATGAGTAGTATGCTCACAGACCCCATTCTCAGGCAGGCAGACCCCAATAAGCCGTTGGCGACCAATAGTACGAAGTCTATATTCGCTTGCCGTGCCTGCTATTCCGCGATCGATACCGTCGGTAAGACCTATTTTGAATTGGGAAAGAAGTACACCGATGCTGAGGTCACGAAGGCTTATAATCAACTGATGTCGGAGATCAATGATTTGCAGAGACAGATCAATGGTCTAAGGGCCGGTATGCATTGATGTGATGATCATGGATGAAGTCATAGAATTAAGATGTAAATCATGCGGAGGGCCGCTCTCCGGTGAGGGAGATATGCTGAAATGTCTTTCTTGCGGTAGATCGCAGCTTAAGGTTGATTCTCAGAAATATATCGAGCAGGCAAAGATGGAGATGATGGCCTGGATCTCTAAGACCATACCGACAGGTATGTCGCTGAATCAGACAGAGACCATGGATCCTATCGCTCGCCATAATATCTTCATGTCCTCGATCAAACCTTCTCTGGAAGCTACATTTAGAGAATACAAGTTCGGATTCATCAGCACCCTTTCCAATCAATTGCTTGTCATGCCTTTCAAAACTCTCAAAGGACTGCCATCAAGATACAGTCCTAAAGAGCTCTTCGAGTTCGATGCAAAGGTCAAATCAATCAAGGCATTGGCAGTCGATGATGACAGTAAAAGACTAGTGAATCAGGCTTCAGGTGTTTCCACATCCTATGCGATGACCGTCAATAGTGTCGAATTGATGGCTCAGGATCAGCTAGATCGCTATCAGTTCATGACAAACAACTACAAAGCGTCAGCTGAAGCCATCGCTGATCTGCAGGGGTATGAGCTCGTCAAAAAGAGATTCGATGCTCTGAGCAAAGCTTGCGATGGTATCAACGATATCATGTCAGGCAATTCTCAGGCGGCGATTATGAAACTTGAGGATGCAGCGTATAATCTGGATTCGGTTGAGAAAGATGCACGTTCCAACATCGATTATTTATCGATGGCTCTGGCTGTTTCCAGAGAGGCCATCGTCTGCAGGACCACTCTTCGCATCGCAAAGGCGTTGTCTGTCAGTTCTGGTCTTGATACGCAGCAGGTCTTCAAGGTCATAAGCGATCTGATGACCGAAGTTACTCTTGAGAACCAAATGCAGCATGGCAATCTCGCTTCTTTCAGCAGGATAGAGAGGACTTCTGAGATACTCAATCTTCTTTCAGAAGTCATTTCTGCGAAGAGCGGTGACGGTTCTCTCAAGGTCGCATCCGGTTCCGGTTCAGTTCTTTTCCCATTGTGGGTTGTTGAAATCAAGTACAGTTTTGTCACCGGATCACTGTTCAAGAAGCATTCAGTGCAAGTGTCTGAGCTCATATTCGTTTCTGCTGAATTCCCGACTTCTTCGTCCACTGTCCAGAATTCCAGACAGGCGATCACCGATATTTTCAAAGCAATGCCCGAGACCACTTTCATGCAGAGGGTAAAGGGCGATGAGACATCTATCACAATGGGCAGTCAGGTGCGCTATGTTTATGACGATGCACACCATACTAGGTTAAACGCCAGTACGAAGGTAGTCGCACCCACTTCTACTAAGTATGATGTAGAGCTCATAGTCAATAACTATCTGGATGCCTGCAGATCCACTCATCCGAAGTTACAGATGGGGCGGGCTACTATCCATGGTCTAATCTACGTTCCAGCAGAACCTAACTCTAATGGATACACACTCATGGTCAATCTGGGCAATATCGCTCCAGCTAATCTGGGCGATAAAGAAACGATTTCAAAATTGATCCTGTGAGGTGAATCGAATGGGATTGTTCAAGAACAAGAATGAATCGGCATATGACAACAAGAAGACATTCCTGAGTGTCATCAAGAGCGATAACAACGCCGGATCATACGGCGCGATGTCAGCTGATGATGTCTTCTGGAAGGTGCCTTTCGAGGACTTCAACATTCATTCCAAACTCATCGTAGGCGAGAGCGAAGACGCTCTTTTCTATAAGAACGGAGTGGTCCTAGAGGTCTTCTCGGGAGGAGAGTATGATCTGGAGACTAACAACTATCCTTTCCTGAGCCGTATTAGGAACATGCTGTCTAACGGCATCAGCATCTATAATGCAAGGGTATATTACATCAACAAAGCCCATAAATTGGATAACAGATGGGGCACCGACAGTCCGATCCAGGTTGTCGATAAGAAGTACAACATCGCCACATCGGTCCAGGCAAGAGGCGCTTATACCCTGCAAATAGTGGATTCTAAGAAGTTCTTCCTGAAGTTCGTCGGCCTCAATCAGAACAGACTGACAGCAACAGATGTCATCAGCGAGTTCAGGGCTCCTGTATCGCAGAAGATAAAGAGTCTCCTCGGTAACGTCATCAAGTCCATGGATGATGAGATTATCGGTATTTGCTCAAGACAGGATGAAGTAGCTGAAATGGTCAAACCCATGTTGGATCCAATCTTCGACGAGTACGGAATACGTCTTGTCAACTTCTACGTTGAGGCGCTCGATGTTGCCAACGATGAATCCAGAAGGGTGCTCGAGGAGGCTCGTACCAAGAGGGCCACCACTCAGATCGAGGCTGAAGGTGAGAAGGCCAGACTGGAGACTCTGGGCATCACATGGGCTCAGAGCGAGAGTGCAAGCATCATGCACGATGCCGCTCAGAACGAGGGATCAGGAATGGTCGGCGCAGGTGTCGGTATCGGATTTGGTCTTGCCGCTGGTTCCGGCATGTACAACATGGCTGCGAGCACCATGACGCCTTTGGATGGTAGCGGTCAGCAACAGCAGGCTCAGCAACAACAGCCGCAGAATCCCGGTACGGTGAAATGTTCATGCGGTGCAGTTCTTCCAGCTGGCAGCAAGTTCTGTTCCCAATGCGGGCAGAAGCTCAATCTATTCTGTCCTAACTGCGGTAACAAACTATTGCCTGGAGTCAAATTCTGTTCAGAATGCGGGAGTAAGATAGAATGAAAGCGAATTACCTTGCAGTCCTTATTGAACTTGTCATAATGGCTGTCGTCGATGTCGTTATGTATATCTTTATCAAGGACTGGACAAACACAATGATCTGTTCGATTGTGATGATAGATTTGGCCTTTGTTCTCAATATGGTCTCGTTCCTTACGACCCCTAATCACAAGAACAGCTATATCTTCCAGTCATCCACATCGATCTTCGCATCTTATCTGATTATCATAGAGATCGCATTGATGCTTGTAGGCCTCTTCGTCAAGGAGATTCCTGAGCCGTACATCATGGTCATCGAGATCGTCGTGTTCATCATATTCACGATCCTCTTCATCATGAATGTCGTGGCCAACAATCATACTGCCCAGACTGCTGATGTCAACGA is a window encoding:
- a CDS encoding PKD domain-containing protein; translation: MQYDIRTTAIIIAAVFMAVPFALSESDADQAYDKDYGEFYSYTLQFVFDGAEAQTIDWDFGDGSEHSTEWNPRHTYAAKGTYYVTQTTSNPKGTTVEVYKVQIMGFPVITFESNGGSAVPQIEQTAYNVTASKPIDPIKADSTFDGWFTDQEFTNPMDWDAGVNRSMTLYAKWTPVQTPIQTFTVTFDSNGGSPVQQQTVQSGSVATVPVKPTKAGFAFSEWRLNGQPYDFGTSVTGNIVLVATWTENTQPVISHNISFDVDGGSIPMQSRMVSNGTSLTLPSYDGTRTGFTFGGWTYSNVTYQPGNTVVVTGDMTFKAIWTSNLPVPTDEDVTVSFDVAGGSSSVSSVTVKSGTSVTLPDYSGSREGHSFGGWAIGMLTYQPGSSVTVSGDITAKAIWIQDSEGQDKEKEDSFLTDPVVIVIVIALIIGIVVLVARACSRRF
- a CDS encoding zinc-ribbon domain-containing protein is translated as MKACPHCNAQLKDDLLFCTKCGTKLSSEPLTTQDNTKDPFQEMKCPSCEIIFTDGSLFCNKCGTKLEVVPRQQPDPVLLYKQCPGCEKKFEDESLFCNMCGIKLVEVYDGDLVSDSNIMYCPACKTEYSDDSLFCTVCGKRLEVFQKKSSDSDQSSDLSQGNFDNYSYHCRVCGCSITEGQERCSRCNTFLYPTNIVKIKI
- a CDS encoding zinc-ribbon domain-containing protein, translating into MVFCKKCGTEIGNGVKYCPKCGTMASADSVVDMSSSVSETKIDAQVLPPEPVVTTIASISTSNKKTNRRTILVVISVVAVIAIVAVLFLMPTKYEIDLSTNGSGMVYGSGSYESGDMITIRAAGTNGMEFYKWSDGNTSASRTISVDGDKSLVAYFAYFYDISVKSNYSDGGSISGGGHIKQGDSVTIRAEPSYGYYFSHWMKDGSRVSSNPSYTFTANSDATYVAVFELRSFTIQAYSSNSGWGECSGGGTYLYKSSVTLYANSYSGYEFLGWYDGSSYLGNLRTYTFNVESDVTFTAKFGIIHDASFSFEASASLAPVTLSINSKYTVEYSNRYVTFMDAMTGSTLLTYNGSSNSSLSTSISSGTAVKVVQKITYTDGYTASYTDTYVVNENVTHKYSWKYNVDKWYSFFTDFFSLNNSSDSFTWDLSFKWYYKYYSDPIPRNINGAADRIDDFVTSDDSWIKSLAKYLNNQSSSMSDIERVNYVLKFVQSFEYQYDKDGKNVQDYWKYPAEILWEQKGDCEDHAILFATLMEAMGYDAVLYYVYCYDSSGNFTAAHLATGVAVSGASGTSTTFQGKTYYYCEATSDAGSRIHNWANVGYIPTGYVIQRTYQVS
- a CDS encoding zinc ribbon domain-containing protein, which codes for MAFCGRCGTKNSDEDLFCRQCGYSLKDEDESSSDYTRDYSTHHYESPRSDDINNSYQRENPLGAQQDKEHQFYDAVKERMSTGSYSTKDSRGDTIIVSKVTKEDLDRKRYMSYLFLAIGLIAMAYVGFIHKFHIYISGDGKSIDITEATLYELISKGVTGLGDVIPNELLLIMFFGSFLLVLCGFAHYVPSALGSLVFFFMGMLMTVMTYPINLYIVEVAPKIALIDPETGPMSLLIYFLFFLVPAIIISISVELLSKASKPIRNVV
- a CDS encoding SPFH domain-containing protein, which gives rise to MGLFKNKNESAYDNKKTFLSVIKSDNNAGSYGAMSADDVFWKVPFEDFNIHSKLIVGESEDALFYKNGVVLEVFSGGEYDLETNNYPFLSRIRNMLSNGISIYNARVYYINKAHKLDNRWGTDSPIQVVDKKYNIATSVQARGAYTLQIVDSKKFFLKFVGLNQNRLTATDVISEFRAPVSQKIKSLLGNVIKSMDDEIIGICSRQDEVAEMVKPMLDPIFDEYGIRLVNFYVEALDVANDESRRVLEEARTKRATTQIEAEGEKARLETLGITWAQSESASIMHDAAQNEGSGMVGAGVGIGFGLAAGSGMYNMAASTMTPLDGSGQQQQAQQQQPQNPGTVKCSCGAVLPAGSKFCSQCGQKLNLFCPNCGNKLLPGVKFCSECGSKIE